GAGAAGGCGGCGGCGATTGCCGGCGTGAGGAGGCGCGGCGGTCGGCGATGGCGGACGCGGTGGCGCGAGGCAAATCCGGTGAGGGCGGGCGCCGGCTCGGGGAAAGGGAAGCGGGCGCAGGCGGCGATCGGCTCGGGCCGAGGAGGGCCCCTCGCGGGCTTCGGCGGGCCGTGGTGGGAGGCGCCGGCGGAGCGACACGTGGCAGCCTACGAGTGGCTacgggcggcggcggagaggcgtcCGAcgtgggcggacatgtccggcgcggcgcgaggaggatttctagggttagggggagaagAGACCCGGGATTTAAGGAGGGGGTtttatttataggcataggaggagctaggagagtccaaatgaggtgcggttttcggccacgcgatcgtgatcgaacgctctagatgatggagagggtttaggtgggttttgggccaaaatggaggggtgttgggctgcaacacacatgaggcctttacggtccctcggttaaccgttggagtatcaaacgaagtccaaatgatacgaaacttgacaggcggtctatcggtagtaaaccaaggccgcttggcaagtcttggtctaatccggaaatgtttaatccccacacacgaaagaaaggtagaattgaccaccggaggagaacgaagcgccggaatgcaaaacggacaacggggaaaatgctcggatgcatgagatgaacatgtatgcaaatgcaatgcacatgatgacatgatatgagatgcatgacaacgataacaacacacggagacaaagacccgaacccgagaaaataaaataacttaacgccaaaaacggcaagagttggagtacatattgggtaagtcatatccggggtgttacaccgggtcttggtgcaggggctcaatattttcaccttaataatcaaatccttggtcgaagatactctcatcacgctcgtcctcgacgatcatgttgtgcatgatcacacaagcagtcatcacctcccaaagctttctttcatcccatgacagtgcagggttttGAAAGATACCCCACCAGGATTGAAggacaccaaaagcacgttccacatcctttctagcactctcttgcatttgggcaaatctctttctcttctcaccttggggtttcgagattgtcttcaccaaagttgaccactgaggatatataccatcagttagatagtatcctttgttgtactggtggccgttgatctcaaagttgacaagtggggagtggccttctgcaagcctcgcaaagactggagaacgctgcagcacgttgatatcattgtgagaacctgccatgccgaagaaagaatgtcatatccaaagatcttgtgatgccaccgcttctaatatgacagtgcacccgttgacatgccccttgtactggccctgccaagcaaatggatagttctttcactcccaatgcatacaagctatgctgccaagcatgcctggaaagcctctagctgcgtgGTCGCCAACAATCCCTCTGTATCAGCGGCATTTGGCTGCCACAAGTACTCTaggccaaacacctcgatcactgcctggcaaaacttgtacattgacattagacatgttgtctcactcatacgcacatactcatccaccagatcgtctggaataccatatgcaagcatgcggatggccgcggtgcatttctggtaagaggagaatccaagcttgccaagggcatccgtcttgcactcgaagtatgggtcatgagcaaccactcactctcggatacgattgaacacatgccttgccatacgaaaacgACGACGAAATTTATCCTGCTTGAAAAGCGGGGTGTtcgcaaagtaatcggcatagagcagggcgtggcctctgTCCCTATTGCGGTttaggttgggagcacggccagggactgaccccctgtaccgaggaagctgccgttgaatgtggtcgtgaacgaccagtgcagccaccacaagatcttcatcatccgacgacgaatcgtctgacgaacaaaggaagtgatggaagaaaaactcgtctccactgtccatacctttgtgggcaaaatATCGAACACTTTgcggtcgtggtggcgaagaggccgcgatgatcacctcgacgcagtAGGGTTGGTGGCCGGtcggctactggccgctctggagctctcgtcGGAAGCTGCTGAGGCCGCCGTGGTACGTCACCGGCGGTCGTGTCCCCTCTGCCACCGGCAaagacggcgacggccaaacctccTCCGATTGACAGCCAAAACTATGGCaaaagcgcgggcgtggtggcgaCCATGTCTAGACGTGATTTGGTAGGGACGGCCGGaggctgcgcggtgaggaggcggccggagaatagcagcggcgccggcgacggggcggggcgggagagagagggtgaaagcgttgggagcggagggactgctagtgtccccgacaggcgggccacggAGGGACAAGAGCGTGCGTCCAGGCCGTCTgcgcgcgtccgtttcaccccaaacccgtttcaccccaaaccgagcgcaagtttgggccggAGATGAGTCAAAAACGGACGAAATCCGAACATTTGTCCATTTGAGGCCGCGCGTTGGGCCGCGCTATTCGTCCGTTTTACCCTAAACGGACGCATCCGGACAAGATGGGGTCGCGCAATAGAGTTGGCCTAACAATACACAATTTTAATCATATGAAACGCAAGGATTTGGAGTGGCGAGGCATCATGCAGTGGAGGGAAATGCAGAGTGAGTTGGAAGCTATTGGCGCGGCCGAAACAATTGGGAGGGCTAGGGGTTTTTGACCTCGAAAAATTTGGCTGGCTCTGGATGTCTTGGCAGGATCCGCAAAGGCCTTGGGTCGGCTCCCCGCTACCATGTGACAGCTCCGATCGGGCTTTGTTCTCCATGGCCACTGAAATCACTGTAAATGACGGCAGGCTGGCAAGTTTTTGGCATGATCGCTGGCTACAGGGCGCCTGTCCTAAGACAATTGCGCCAAATCTGTTCAGAATATCCCTTCGGAAGTTTCGTTCGGTTAGGGAGGCGATGCATAACGACAGATGGCTCCTCGACCTCGCGCACGGCCTCACGGATGGGATGGGGGATGAGCTTacgcggcctgcttcccttctggacTCTGTACTGCTGGTCGATGGCACGCCTGATAAGATCGTTTGGCGATTCAACCAAAGCCAAGAATACTCTTGCTAGATCAGCCTATCTTTTGCAGTTCACGGGATCGGTGCAGCCGGAAGCGGCCAGACTACTGTGGGCTGTGTGGGCTCCTGGCAAGTGCCGCTTCTTCCTATGGACTGCTGTACTTGGGCGCATCCTGACGGCCGACCTACTCCTTCGACGGGGCTGGGAAAACAGCTACTTTTGTCCGCTTTGTGAACGCAATCTCGAGACGGCCTTTCACCTGCTTGTTGAGTGCCCGTGGTCGCGGGAGTGCTGGGATCGCCTCGCTGGATTGGCAAATCTGCCTTCGCTAAAACCTTCTAGCTGGACGGACACTAACAACATCAAGGATTGGATGACAGTGTGTTGGACGCAGGCTACACCCACCAAGAGGAAGGGCGCCCTGTCGCTGTTGCATCTTGCCTCCTGGGAACTGTTGGGCGAGCGCAACAGACGCATTTTTCAGGACAAATGGATGGACAGGCGCACGTTCGTGCAACGGCTAAAGGATGAAATCATCTTGTGGAACATGGCAGGCGCTGGGATTCCTTTCGACCCAGGCTGAGGGCATGATATAACTGTATTTTCTTCCTTTTCTGGCATCCTCTTTTTTTGATGCTTTTGCCCTTCGGCACCTGCTGTACTGTGTTCCCTTCTGATCAATGAATTTGGTAGAGCAACTACCaacattcaaaaaaaaaaaacgcaAGATACCTCAAAGACTTCTGCTTTGCCCTTTAAGGTACATCTGTCATCTCTAACATTGCTGGCAACACACTTCGGCATACATATGAAACAGTTACTGTCCTCTCGGCATTGTACATTCCACTGATACTGCACGCTAATATGACTCGGTATTTGTCTACTACTTCTACTCGTCAAAAAAACGAAGAACACAAGGACTATCAAACCTACGACACATACAACCCCACACAACACAACCGGCAGCCCAAGATTATGCACATCGCCGCTGAAATGTGGTGCCCTAGCTTAGTTCCGGTGAGGCTGAGCAGGGACCGCCACAGGTCAGAAGAGCGGTGTACAAGCATGCGTTGCTCAGCCGTCTATACACATGTTACACCAACAGAGAACATACACAGCTGAAACGTAGTGAATCAAGACCTAACCTCGGTGACCTTGCTTGCTGCATCTGACATCCTTAGGTTGCAGAGCAACGCGTCACGTCCTGTAAGCACGATCTGGAAGAAGTCCCCGACTCGTTTGGACAACGAATCCAACCCGAGCCGAAGCCCCTCGGCGCTTTTTGACATGCTGGAGATACAGTCCAGCAGCTCTTCTCTACCTTCCGAGATGCTGGTTCTCTCAGGAACGATGGTCATATTCTCGTCGATGAAGCCATTTGCCCCACTTATCATCTTGTCATCTTCACTGATACTCTCAAGCGTGCTCAGCTTACTCTCACAGTGGGTATCCTGCATAATTTCAGCTTCTTGTGTTCCTTCTTCAGTACCAATCTCTGTCATGATCACTTCACATTCCTGGCTACTGTCATCAGCCGACTTAAGATTACACTCGGGTTTTTCTTTCTGTTCAGTGATGTCCGGCATCACCATTTGCTTTGAAAGGCTCACAGCACAAGCCaggttgtcattttcttcttcaaGCTGAGCAGTCCTAGTCAACGCATGCAGTTTCCTGGCACATGCTTCGACTTCTTCCAGCTCTTTTACAGCTGAAACACTTCCCCTGGATAATTGCCTTTTGACTTCCCCACTGATGGTAGCATGAAGCTCATTGAAGGCCTGTGCCCAACCAAATTTCTGAGGGACATGCAACTCCACCAATGGATTGGGACTGCCTGACAGTGCAGCCACAAAGACGCTGCAGGTAAAGACTGTCACAGACTCTATTCCATACAAAGCTCTCATGAGGTCCTTCCCCTTAGCAGAATTCTTGACCTTCATCAGACAAAGGCTCCCAGCAAGTTCCTGCAAGGCCGTTGAGCAGCTGTCGAGTCTTGGGCGCGCTGTGTCCACCTTGTCCATCCACTCCTTAAGTGATACCTCAGCTCGcttgagctgctccaatgacagcacACCGCTTTTGGTGTCCAACACATCCAGGACATACTTGACAAGCAACTGCCCTTGATCCAACCGAGCGAGCTCCGAGCTCAGCACGATGCAGATGTCCAGCAGCTTAACGCTGCTGTTCAAGTAAATGTCCACCCACTTCTCATCCCAATCCGAGACAGGCAGCTCGAGCTCGGTTATCAGGGTGCCTATGTTGGCATGCAGCTCTGACAAGCAATCCACGGCAAGCCTCATCCAGGACAAGGTGAGGACCTCCAAGGGATTCTCCGGCTTTAGCTTCCTCAAGCTCAAGGCCAGGGCATCCTCGTATGACTTGAGCAGCGCCTGGAGCTTCCGAGGCAGGTGAGGTCCCCCTGGGAGGATGACCCGGAAGGGGTTTCCCACAGGGAAGAAAGACCTATGTCCGTCGTCCGGGCGGCTCATCTCACTGCACCACAATCAACACATAACCTTCAATTAGCACACCACATCACAAACAGTAAGAACATAGGCATCGAAACAATACATAATAATTAGGAAACGTGCTGGTTTGATAACCAAGCGATGCATATGGAGTCTGTCAGTACTAGTCACTTGGCAGCGTGCAAACAGCCCAGGATTCGTAGAATCGTTTTAGAATCTCTTTTCGTGATTGACTTCACAGATAAGCTTGTGTCACAGCTACAAACCCTAGCGGCACTTTTCTCGGCTCACTGGACCTCACCAACAGCAGTAACCCCGACACACGAAGAACATATTACTACTACAGAAGCCCTCATGAGTCATACTATGGCGCCCGCACCCTAAAGAAACAAGCTAGGATATCAAAATCAGGGAACCCTGTGAGAGATCATGAATGGCTAAGTAACAAGACGGGAATCGCGAGATCCACGAAGCTAGAGGGAGATGCTGCACGTTTAGAACCTACAGCCGGCCTGATTGACCTCAGATTCGCTGAAGCTTTCCCCTAAAATTTGGGCGCAAATAGCGATTCCCCACGAAACCAAACAAGCAGGAAATGGAGATTGGTAAACGAATCGTGCTGTGCCTTACCTCGATTCGATGCGCGTCGGAGCCGATTCGAGCTTGGGTTGGGGATTTGGGGGGGAAGTTCGCGGCGTCTGGTGGGGGAAGTTTTGTGCTCTGTTTTCTGCCGTTAGGTGCGAGAGTGGTGGCACCCAGCGAGGGGATAGGTTAGAAAATGGGCGAGGCAGAAACTTCGAGACGCGCAGTACGCCGTTAGGGCCAGGGCTAGGGCTTGGGTGGGTGTGGGTGTGGGTCGCGTGGGCGCGACCGACCCGTTGCCGTTGGGCTCCGATTTTCCTTTTCCACAAAAGTTGGGTGGGATTTTACCTGGCGTGCGCTCCAGCTGCGGCCAATCGCCATCCATTGCGTTTGCAGGACGATTTTGTGTGTCAATCTATGCCATTTTTATGCCCGTGTGACGTGTCTTCCCTGAGTATTCTGAACTCTGCTAGACTTCTATTCTTCTATGGACATCTTCAACGTAGACTCTCAAATCATCGAGGTAATAGCATCCCAGGTACCCtaacttgcacccaatgtgatgATTCAGTCCCAAAGTTGCAAAACTTGACTCCACCATACTCCAACTTGCACCTCATGTGATGATTTAGTCTCAGGCCAATCACAGCTTGCCAATTGGCTACCAAGTGGCTGGACCGGTCAGTATGCACAGTTTTGCACAAAACCCCCTGCCGTTTACCTAAATCAACACGCACTTGTACCCATAAACTAGGCCCGTACTCCCGATTCGCATTCTTCTCTCTATCGTCACTCAGTCCATgttcgtgtgcgtgtgcgtgtgcacgGCACGGCAGGCAAGCGGCGATCGTATATACATAAACGACGACGGACGACGAGAGTACAGTACAAAGTAGCACTACATAGAGCGAAGCTGACTCGGGGAGGTCCGAAAGGGCGCTTTTTTGCTTGGCATCTGCTGGGTGCTGAGTGCTGACCTGGTTGGGCAATCTGAACTCCTCATGCGTGATGGCCACAACACAATTACTCCCATCCAACGACCAAGCGTACGTAGTCCCTCCGTTCTTTGAAGAGTGTACTTtcaactttgttggaaagtcaaatGTTTTTATGTTTGATTGTATTTACACAATAATATGTTAACATTTATGACATCAAAGTAGTAGAATTAGATTCATGATAAAGTATATTTTTACCACATACCCATTTGATTTCACAAATATTGCTATATTTTTGCAGAAACTCGATCAAACTatgagatagtttgaccctccaataaagttggaagtacactctttaaaggacggagggaaTACGTACTGGCCACTGGGCATGATGAATTGATGATCGTTGATGGGAAGGCCGAGTCGGAGACATAGATGGATGCATGTGCCGTGCCCGGGCGTAAGCTGAGCTCCAGGGCCCGTTCAGGCGTTTGAGGCGTGTTTTGggtgcctgttggagatgctctaagtagcGAGATATTCTGAGGTAGAGTATAATTGATCATGGTGAGTTTACGGATTCATTCACGTACACGTGGCGCGTGATCTAACATTCACCGGCGTCTCATCTTCGCTCCGGCGGCCGGCCATACAAGGCAACTCCCAGGAAGAAAACGCGTACGTCCGTCTTCGCTCGTCCCAGGTAGTAGGACGTATGAGTACACGGTACCGTACCACTCTTCTTCCCCGCACGGCACATGCATCCATCTATGTCTCCGACTCGGCCTTCCCATCAACGATCATCAATTCATCATGCCCAGTGGCCAGTACGTACGTACGCTTGGTCGTTGGATGGGAGTAATTGTGTTGTGGCCATCACCCATGAGGAGTTCAGATTGCCCAACCAGGTCAGCACTCAGCACCCAGCAGATGCCAAGCAAAAAAGCGCCCTTTCGGACCTCCCCGAGTCAGCTTCCCTCTACGTAGTGCTACTCTGTACTGTACTCTCGTCGTCCGTCGTCGTTTATGTATATACGATCGCCGCTTGCCTGCCGTGCcgtgcacacgcacacgcacacgaacATGGACTGAGTGACGATAGAGAGAAGAATGTGAATCGGGAGTACGGGCCTAGTTTATGGGTACAAGTGTGTGTTGATTCAGAAAAACGGCAGGGGGTTTTGTGCAAAACTGTGCATGCTGACCGGTCCAGCCACTTGGTAGCCAATTGTCGAGTTGTGATTGGCCTAggactaaatcatcacatgagGTGCAGGTTGGGGTATGGTGGAATCAAATTTTACAACTTTGAGACTGAATcatcacattgggtgcaagttaGGATACCTGGGGTGTTATTACCTCCAAATCATCTGCAAACTTCCAGACCAACCTGTTCAAAAGCACTTTGTCATCCAACACGACACCAAATCGGTCTGCGGATGCGAAAGGCCACAACCTTTTTtctcagtttttctttttttttttgttttccgctTTCTTTTTACTAGTTCTTCcaaataaatatattacaaaaaacacttctaaaacattttaaaaatgatAAATGTGTATAAACAAAATGTTTCTCATGCGTACAAATAAATACAATCTCCGTTCTCAAATAAGTGCACCCGGTTCATGGACACGTGGTTGGACACCCGCCATTCAACTGCACTACCTCCGTTCTCAAATAAGTGCACATATCTATACCTAAAAGTATATTATAGTAATAATAATCTATGTCTATATCTAATAATAAAGGGCTAATACTTATGTCCGTACATCACGAAAATTGCCCCTGAAATTACAATAAATTACCCACTATGCCTTTCATAAGTAAAAAcgattggttttttccttgaagtcgctgtcagttagagcatctccagtcgcgCCCCTACCAGGCCCTCCCCAGACGAATTTTTAGCGCCGGCGGGCGAAAATCGGCCTAGTCGCGCCTCAGGAGTCAGTTTTTCGCCGGGCTGGGCCGAAATAATAGCTGGCGCACCCGAGCCGAACCCGGCACGCTGGGGGGTGCCGGCACAAGTGAAAAGGGGCGTGGGGCCGCTCCGTCGGCGAGAGGAGGGCCTTTTCTCACCGAATCTTCCCGCTTTCCCCCAGCTTCCCTCTCATTCTCTCCACTCCTCCTGccaatcttcctcctcctcccctcccagccggccgccatgCCGTTGAAGAAATACGTGATCCCCCGCGCCGCGACGGCTGCGACCACCGCCGTAGCCCAGccaaagcagaggaagccgagggcgccgccgtccaagcccCCGGGCATGTCCAACACCGACTGGAGGGCTGAAGTTCAGTGTTGGGAGGCTGTCACCACCAACCGGCGGAACAGGGCCAACGCCAAGAAGGCCCGGGACAGCGCGGCGCGGCTCGCGGTTGCGGCGGTGGCGGAACGGGCGGGGCGGTCGGCCGAACAAGAGGCGGCTCGCGTGGGGATGATGAACCCGCCCGGCGGCCACGGCCAGTACGCGCCCTGGTGCCAGCAGAGCGTCGGTTCGCCGGCCGGCTTCTCGTCGTCGCCGCAACCctggggctgttggaaatatgccctagatgcaataataaaatggttattattatatttccttattcatgataattgtctattgttcatgctataattgtgttatccggaaatcgtaatacatgtgtgaatacatagaccacaacatgtctctagtgagcctctagttgactagctcgttgatcaatagatgactacggtttcctgaccatggacattggatgtcattgataacgggatcacatcattaggagaatgatgtgatggacaagacccaatcctaagcatagcacaagatcgtgtagttcgtctgctaaagcttttctaatgtcaagtattttttccttagaccatgagattgtgcaactcccggatatcatagaaatgctttgggtgtgccaaacgtcacaacgtaactgggtgactataaaggtgcactacgggtatctccgaaagtatctgttgggttggcacgaatcgagactgggatttgtcactccgtatgacggagaggtatctctgggcccactcggtaagacatcatgtgtgacgctcggataattaagctacagtaatccccttctaatggtgccatgtcaccacgattactatTCTTAAACTCGCGCTGGTTCGAAACCGGTTGAAATTTCAAATCTAAAAcaaagtcaaacaataaaagttttcaaatataaaaaactaaaatgttcgaatatTAGTATATATTCCCCTGATCAATATTCATGTTGGGACCAGCATCATTTGAAACTTCAAAATTGCCCTTATCTATTTTTGAATTGAGCAAACAACACTTAGTGGTTcatttaaattcaaactgaaaaaTAAAGCCTTTCAGAAATTATCTAAGACTCCGTGGATAGTTCCACGATATTGCAAAGTATTTATGAGACAAGTTTCCTATGTAACAAAATTTTATTTGGATCGAAAGCGAAATACAAAACAGTGAGCAAAATATAAAACAGTAAATATAAAAGGGAAAAGGCCTAATAAGCTACTGCGTGGGTGGGCTCTATGTAGCTACAGTGCATTCGGCCCAAGCCCACCAAGGCCTTCTCCTTCTTCCTGCTGTACAGGAGGAGGCGGCGTCATGGCGTGGCCGTGCACACGGCCGTCCACGCCACGGATGTCGCCGTGTCGACCATCCGGAGCCCCTTGGAGATGCATAAGGACCTCcccgaccgagtggacaaaccctagCCGTCCAGTTCACCCTCCTCGTGCCTCTCTGTTCAGATTTAGAGCTCGCTCGGGTCGTGGTCGTCatggtcgtcgtcgtcgccgcgaccACCGTCCACCCCAGCGCCTGAGAAGACGTCGAGGAGCTCCGCCATCGCCGTCTCCTTCGCCCTCGCCGAAGGGCTCGAGGTAGGACGCCCAGTACGCTCGGCATCGGGCACATCTTCATCGATACATCGCCGGCGTCCGATGACTTTTGCCATGGCTCCGGTCCACCCCGGCCTTCGTCGACCGCGCCCACGAGCTCTATGTGAGCTCCTCCTCCATTCCCCCATGCTTGCCCCTTCGATTCATTGCGGTAGCCTTCATCCCCGAGCTCGTCCGAGCTCGCGTGTatgcgtacgtacgtacgtacgtgtgtACTGCTGCTGCTCCTGAAGCTGTTGCTACCACTGCTATGCGCGCGCGCCCACACGCGTCCTCGCCGCGGTTGCTCACCAACCACTGTGGCTGCTCGCTGCTTTGCTCCCTGCGTGGTTGCGCTGCTTGCTGCTGCCGCCGCTCTTGCACTGCCGTTGcactgcctgatacgtctccgtcgtatctacttttccaaacacttttgcccttgttttggaatctaacttgtattatttgaatgaaactaacccggactgacgcttttttcagcag
The sequence above is a segment of the Triticum dicoccoides isolate Atlit2015 ecotype Zavitan chromosome 1A, WEW_v2.0, whole genome shotgun sequence genome. Coding sequences within it:
- the LOC119271415 gene encoding UPF0496 protein 4-like — encoded protein: MSRPDDGHRSFFPVGNPFRVILPGGPHLPRKLQALLKSYEDALALSLRKLKPENPLEVLTLSWMRLAVDCLSELHANIGTLITELELPVSDWDEKWVDIYLNSSVKLLDICIVLSSELARLDQGQLLVKYVLDVLDTKSGVLSLEQLKRAEVSLKEWMDKVDTARPRLDSCSTALQELAGSLCLMKVKNSAKGKDLMRALYGIESVTVFTCSVFVAALSGSPNPLVELHVPQKFGWAQAFNELHATISGEVKRQLSRGSVSAVKELEEVEACARKLHALTRTAQLEEENDNLACAVSLSKQMVMPDITEQKEKPECNLKSADDSSQECEVIMTEIGTEEGTQEAEIMQDTHCESKLSTLESISEDDKMISGANGFIDENMTIVPERTSISEGREELLDCISSMSKSAEGLRLGLDSLSKRVGDFFQIVLTGRDALLCNLRMSDAASKVTEVRS